A region of the Rissa tridactyla isolate bRisTri1 chromosome 18, bRisTri1.patW.cur.20221130, whole genome shotgun sequence genome:
tttggtgtgtggtttttttttttactacaaaaaatatttgaagtaaaataaatacaatttgaTCTTAATGGGCGTTAGGAATGCTTTGCTTGTATTAGCAATTCAGATATTTTGAGACCAAAGTTTATTGTTGTCACTCTGTGTAAGAACCAAAAATGTGAGGACTCCATGTTTTTTCAGGGAAATAGAAGAACATTCAGTTGGTAGAAGCTAAAACAAATACAGACTAGAAATGAGATtacagtgtatatatatatacagtggAAAACATTTATTGGGTAATTTAAGGATTTTTGTAgacttttttccatctctgtagCTTTCTAATGAAGATTGGGCTACAGAATGATTTGAAAATACTGCAAGAGCTAGGAAGTGCTTGGCCTGCTTTAATACAGGATACTTAACTACGTAGTCTGTAAGGTCTTTGTTTTCAATTGCCAAAATTATAAGCAGGTAAGAACCATTTACCTCTTTAGTGTTGGAAGTTTATAACCTCTTCAATATAAATAGCAAAAACAGGTTTTCCATATGTAAAACCTAGTACTAACAGTGGGAGGCTTAGAAGAGTTAATAGGATATGTGATAATGTTGGCTGCAGTGATGGCTACCGTATTTCTGCTGTGATGGTTTGTGCTGCACTGTGCTTCCTTTCCCAGGAACTTTCAAATATTAAAAGTAAGTTTGGATTTCTGAAAAAGCTTTGTTTAAGTGTCCCTTCCTTTTTAGGTTTTTGTTGGTAAGATTCCCCGAGACTTGTATGAAGATGAATTGGTACCACTCTTTGAGAAGGCTGGTCCAATTTGGGATCTACGCCTCATGATGGATCCTCTTTCTGGTCAAAACAGAGGTTATGCTTTCATTACCTTTTGTAGTAAAGATGCAGCGCAGGAAGCAGTCAAACTGGTAAGTAACTTATTTTCAGACTGGACAAGATAATGTAGACAGCAAACGTGTTGGTAATCTCTTAGATAATGAAGTCTTTGAAGTGTTTGATTAGAGCATCCATTGACAGACtcaaaattttactttcttaaaaattGCCTCCTGATTTGATTTAGTACGTACAAATAATGCTCCTAGGACTGTAGTCTACTCTAGCATGCTGCAGTCTGCTGGAGGTACTTGGGCAATTATAGTAAGAGCATACTGATTACAACTGGAAAGTAAGTTCTTTAAGCTTCACTGTGTTTAAGTTTTATCACCCTTCCTACTGTAAAGAGCTAATTAGAgattctttgttttgctgctgctgtggaggaGGTCTCTGACTTGGTGCTCTTTATGGTTCACAGTGGCCTTTAGCTCTTTCCAGTGGCAGTCATGCAGTCAGCTCAGTACATGGAAATCTGGCTTGGCCTACATCTAGTCATTTTGGGAAAGGACACAGAGCAATCCCTAGCGAGTTAAGAAGAGACAGCAGTCTGATTCATGCCCTGGTTCATTGGGCCTTGCCTCTGCCTGAGAGGAAGAAGTAGAATCAGGCACACCAATGTGTATCTCTCAAGGTTTTGGATATGGCTGTGAAATACTGCTTGTACTTTGAACCTAAACAGGTGAAATGCTTTGTCTCATTTGCCTGAGCAGAATTCATCTGATCCTGCATgaagaaggggggaaaacccTAAACATCTAGTTAAGCTGggtgaaaacaaaccaaccctgaAACCTAGAGAAACTCAAGAAGTGATTCTGTTGCATTGAAGAGCTTCAGAAGGAGTCATTGCGTCTAAATGTTCCACTGTTTTTTCCCTCAAATATTTTCATGTACTTAGAAATAGTTGCAGTTGTTAGGTTAGGCTTTTCCAGGTTAGGAATTGCACGTCCCTACTTaggctgtttttcctttctagagCCTACTTAGATGTTTCCTGAGGGAGATGCACAAAATAGGTTTTTGCAATTGATTGCTTCTGGATTTTGGTGTTTGAAGTTGGTGGATGTGAGTTACTGTAACTTATGaaggaaaaattgttttgaaacttgtttctttttttgaccAAGTTGAAGGTGCTCAGAGGCGTTACTTGAATTTTTTGCTGATTGAGGGAGATGAAAGGGAAGATGCTGAAGTGACAGGAGATTTAGCAAGTGATGTGCCATTTTTGGAAGACTGGCCTCCATACGCTGGATATGGCACCGAATAAGTGAATTTGTGTGAATATATTACTTAAGTCTGATATCTGGATTTCCTTCCCCCTACCTCCTCCACCCTACCATTATTCAGTAACGGAGCCAGGCTTGTATTCAGGTGAAATATTTTCCAGAGACTACTGGGGAAAGGAAAATGGGGCAGACACATGCTAAATTTTGGAGATAATTAAACCTTGATGGCAAAGTTGAGGTTCATTCAGAAAATGAACTTGAAATTTTGAAGTCTTGGTTTTCTACACCAGGTGGGCCTTCTGCTTGTGTTTGCAGGTGAAATGGTTATGGTTGTAGGTAAAATGGCTTTGTGGGataaaatgtaatttgaaaagcAGACTCATATTAAGTTCATGGCACTCAAACTCAGTTTTACTATGTTACGAATCACTGTTGTATTTGAAACTACATTCTGAGATGGTTTTGTCTTCCTTAAAGTGATCTTGTTTGATAGCCTGTGGTACCTGAACATTGTTCAAGTTCTTCTTGAGTATGAAGAAGTTTACTGAAGGTATTACTCTGTCGTCTGTATGACTATGTCTCAGCTAGGGTAAAAATGGctgaaaacttgcttttaaaGAATTGCATGAGACTTTCAGAAGCTGGCTGATGATCAAACATCCATCCGCTTAGCTTGTGTTTGAAAATCCTACCGAAAACAAAGGTGATGTCTAtcttgaattctttctttttttttttttttttaaggttgaacTCTCGTACCTTTGAAGACCTATTGGGAGTGTTAGTGTTGTAATCCCAGTGTGGGCAGAAGCATGAAGCAGtgggctaattttttttttaatgggaaggtTTAAAACTTAACAGTAAAATTTGTAGAGTCTTAGCGTTTACAAGgtcaaaaaaaatccctgtggtGGGGACAAGATCACACATTGATTTGGACTTTTGAGTATCTCACAGCAAATATGCTCAGTGTTTAAAAGCTGTCACAGTAAAGTGGAAGAGCTCATAGTATCTATAACGCTGTGTAAAAATAATCGCTATAGTAATCTTGAATGcttattaaaaacagcagcaatgaCTGACATTGAGTTCCAGCACAGGGAGCCATCACCAGTTGTCTAGAAAGATCTTTCAAGTCTGAGATAAACAGTAGGTGAATGAATTCACCCCATGCAGTTTCTGTCTGTTTACACGTTGTTCCTTGTACATCAGTTTCTTGCTAGCTTTCCATTCAGCAGAACTTCCAAAGTTTCTAAGGAAAACCTAAGCTCGGCAATGTTTGTCCAAGTGAATGTTGATCCAAATATTGCAGTTCTAGCAATTCTCTTGCAATGTGAGTTCAACATGCTATGTATAAAAGTAGTAGATCATGAAGAAAATAGATGATTTCATGATTATAGGGATCTTGTTATCCACATCATTGTGGAGGAAGCAAATgaatggctttttgttttctcagtgtGACAACTATGAAATCCGTCCTGGGAAGCACCTTGGAGTATGCATATCCGTGGCAAACAACAGGTTATTTGTTGGGTCAATTCCAAAGAATAAGACTAAAGAAAACATATTGGAAGAGTTCAGTAAAGTCACAGGTAAGACCTTCTTAACGAGTTTGTCACACTGATCCCAAAATTCCATTCAGTCCCTCTGTTTTATAGGTCCAGTTGTTTGACAGACGTGTTCAGCTGTCACTGAAACTATTTCCAAGTTGGATTCCAAGTTTGTTTCTGGTAGAAATTTTCTGTATCAGCTACATTTTATGGTGGAATGCAAAGGGATTACTGTCTGTTTTGCTGATCGTTAAATGAATGATGTCATAGGTTTACAATTTGAGATGGAAACAGCACAAATGAACTCAGAAAAAAGTGAAGGTCTAATTCTGTTACCTGTTCTAGCTTCCTGTTGAAGGCTCTGTATTTGTAACTGGATCTACAGTAGATTCTGCTTTCACAACGGTGTAGCTTTCGGGGACCCTCAAAAAAACGTATAGTTGAGGAATGATGGGGAGGAGGGAATACTAAATCAGTTTAGAGGGAATGTTACTGTAGAAGTAGTTAATGACAGGTTAATTTCTGTCGCAGTTCTTCAATGTTGTTCCCCGGTATATGCAGCAAGTAGGAAGAAAAGAAGTCATCTCGCCACTGGAAGGATGCTTCTGCTTTAAATAAGATACTGAAGTCTTGATCACTGCCTCTTGTTCCTGTAGGAGAGTTTTAACCTACTGCTTCTTTTTTTAGGATTGCTATTTATAAGTACTTCAGGGAAATGGTGAAAACAGTGAATATTCATTTAGTTATCTCTCCTCTTTTTGGAGAGatgtggaagaaattcttttcagcTTCCCCTGGAGGCGGGGAGATGCCACGTATTAATGCTGACTGCTTTTCAAAAATGTCAAAATGGTAAAACAAAATATAGAAAACTTACACCGTGTGAACTGTTTAGCTTGATGTTTTGCAGGGCCTAATTGTGAGGTAAGTTTGTTTTGGAAAATTTCACATGCTGGGTGACCTGTTTCTGGGCAAACTGGATCGatatcttttattttgcttttcttgtcctccctctccctttcagGAGTTAAATTCAAGGCTGtgtattaccaaaaaaaaccaaaaagtgaagGCATTTTAGAGTAgactctagattttttttttcttccttttgaattttGATACTAAAGACCTGTTTTTTCAGAGGGTTTGGTGGATGTAATCTTGTATCATCAACCTGATGATAAAAAGAAGAATCGAGGATTCTGCTTCTTGGAATATGAGGATCACAAGTCAGCAGCACAAGCTCGCCGCCGCCTGATGAGTGGGAAAGTAAAAGTCTGGGGAAATGTTGTGACAGTGGAATGGGCTGATCCAGTAGAGGAACCTGATCCAGAAGTCATGGCAAAGGTAAGTAAAACCTTAACTCGGTGCTCTTGTGCTTTGGGAGGAATTTCTTTATGCCATAGCGACAAATCTTTGTTGCAGCTCAGCAATGCTAGTTTTGAGGCGTGAAGAGCAATTGGAGGGCATTTTTGTAGTAAGCCATGCAAACTGCCATGGTCTGAGCACTGCAAATTCTTTGCCTGTGTAACATGTTAGGAACATGCCGTTGTAACAGACTGCTGTAGACAAGGGCGAATGGGCATGAGCTGGACCACAGGGaactccacctaaacatgaggaaaaacttctttactttaagggtggcagagccctggcacaggctgcccagagaggtggtggagtctccgtctctggagacattaccaaagccgcctggacgcgttcctgtgccacctgctctgggtgaccctgctctggcagggggttggactgggcgatctccagaggtccctgccaacccctgtcattctgtgattctgtttgtaTTTAAACTACTGGCGTACAGGGTTATCCTACTGGATTGGCACATCGGTCTGTTCCAATTATCTGCTTCCGCTGATAATGAATACTAGCGGGTACTTTGTAAAACTATTTTCCAGAGGGAGAGGAAGCTAAAGTTCAGTGTAGGTAAATGGCATGCTCCTTTATCCCTGTGTTTTGGGGTAACTCTTTGTTGCTCTTGAGGTCTATTACTAAAATCTTACTGGGATTTGTAGCATCCCAGAAGCAGAAAATCAAAGTTGGATATTCTTCTGATCGTGGAAGGAAACTGTGGAAGGAGAGGAGTTGTAGAAACTTCATACAGGTAACTACGaggctatctttttttttaaaattttttttatttttttgacaggTACAGAATTTAGAAGGTTACCCAAAATTTCTTAAAGCCGATAAGGAGAGAATAACATCTTACTACTTTATCTTAGTTTCCTTTCAGGTTTGACTTTTAAAGATTACAGGTTGCTTTCTCACTTTTTCACCAGGTGAAAGTTTTATTTGTAAGAAACTTGGCCACTACTGTGACAGAAGAAATTCTTGAGAAATCCTTTTCTGAATTTGGAAAGCTGGAAAGAGTAAAGAAGTTGAAGGATTATGCTTTTGTTCATTTTGAGGACAGAGGTGCAGCAGTGAAGGTATGTTGATTATTCTTTCTTAGCTAAACTGATGTGAGCAGTGGTATTAAGAAGCTTCTTTACAGAAAATATCTAGACAAGACAATTTGTAGAGCCCATTTAATAAGGTTCTCATTGTGAGGATTTTAATACTGATAATTTTGTTCCTATGATTTCAGCAGCTAGGAGGATGTGAAACTTGCAAAGGACAAAACTGTAGCAAGTTAACAAGTAGACTGGAAATGAGGTATAGACCCATGCAGGAGAGTctagagaagagggggaaaaaaaaagatcaacctAGACAATCTTTCTGAGGAAACACTGACAGAAGGTATCAGTCGTCTCTCAAAGACCCCTGTTTAAAGGCTCTGTGTAGTTTTGGAGTGACAAAAGTATGAAATAGAAATTGcgaggtaattaaaaaaaaaaaaaaaaagtgctttgagaAGGGGAGAAGAATGGCACTGGCAACTCCTTTAATGCATTACCTATTTTTAACTCTATGTGCTCCCTGGAAGGTTTCTCCTAAATGATTTCTTAGATGTTGGAGGTCATTACTGTAAGCTTCAAAGGTGTCTACCTCTTTATCTAGGAGCAGTTGAGAAGGTCGTTCATCTCCGCTGTTTGTACTTCAGTGGATTGAATTCTGTAGGAATTACGCaatctgttttttaaatccaTAGTTTgtagagggaaggaggaggagaggaagggtttTGCGCCTGAGAGTCTTGAGCAAGTATATTGTATGTGGCTATATAGACAATTCCAACCTTATTAAACACTTTATAACCATGTAATAGCTTATAATTTTCCCGCCACCAAACCAAGCTTTAGAATACTCTTGAGTTCGGCTTTAGGATAAATGTAGCTCGTATTTCTTGAAGTTGAAGTCAGTTTGGATAGTTTTAGACAACCTGCCCAAGAGAGGTTAAGAGATTGTTGACATAGAAAGCGTGAGTCACAACATTTCCAGACATGTTttattgtagtattttttttttaaacattctccAGTCCCTCCCCAGTAGACATTACTTCTAAATGCTCTGTTAGATTTGAGCAACTGAAAACTTGTAGCAGATGAGAACAGGTAGATCAAATGCAGTACAGCAGAGTGTCTCCGATGCTGCTCTTCTCTGAAACAAGCTGAATACTACTGCATCTGCCCCATGTGACCAATTTATGGCCACTAAATTGGTTTATGAATTCCATGAGATATTTTTGCGTATGGATGTgttgttcatttttaatgaaagcgTTATTATGATATGAATACATGGAATTGGCTCATTGATTCCGGTGTCTACTTAATTTTCAtactttctttgaaataaatCGCTATGATCTCTAATGTTTTTGAGGCATGTTGCTGTACAGACCTGTAAAGTCTTTGTTAATGCAAATATTAATACCCAGAAATGTTAAATGCGAAGCAGATCACTCCAGGTAAAGAATCGGGgggtactttgtgtgtgtatgttaaGCTCTCTTTGTGTGTACACTTGATAATTACAAAATACACATTACTTTTCTGGAGGATTCTTTCCTCAGTTCATGAGATCACCAagtttcaataatttttttccccttaagtatCTGTCCTCAGAAATAGTTGACTTCCTAGGAGGCACTCATGGGGCACATTCAACTAGGTAGGAAgcccaaatattaaaaaaacctcttttgtGTGCATGACTTACAAGTACAGCAAGCGTTTGTGTCAGTGTGAGTAGTGAGAACTTCTGTCGGTGTATTTCTGAAAGATATCTGGGTGATACAGGAACATACAAGGTGATGGTGTTATgtctgagtttttaaaaaataatggtaaatatattttaataccaTTTTCTTATTATATGaagagagtatttttttaaaatgctgcttcacTGTAACTTGAAAGAGTAATATGTAGTATTCTGTTTAAGTAGCACAGAAACAAAGCACATGGCATAGTTCACCTGGGGCCGCCCAACCCTCTGGTTTCTATCAGTAAGTTTTAGTTTCCTTTGGAATGGAAACAAATTTTTAGTTGTTTCTCTTCTAATTTTTGTACAGGCTATGAATGAAATGAATGGGAAAGAGATAGAAGGGGAAGAAATTGAAATAGTCTTAGCAAAGCCACCggataagaaaaggaaagaacgTCAGGCTGCCAGACAGGCCTCCAGAAGTACTGCGTGAGTGTTCGTTCTTGCACTACTGTAACACTGCAGAATGAAGTTCTGCTGTAAAATATGAGCTTGTTTAGAAGAACctgaatgaattttcttttctccatgttTTCTATTGTTAATCAACAAGGGTAAATTTATACTTTAGTTTGGGAGACTTTTGAAGGGAAATAAttgcatgtttctttttcttaatagGTATGAAGACTATTATTACTACCCTCCACCTCGCATGCCACCTCCTATTAGAGGCAGAGGCCGTGGAGGGAGAGGTGGATATGGCTATCCCCCAGATTACTATGGCTATGAAGATTATTATGATGATTATTATGGTTATGACTATCATGACTACCGTGGTGGCTATGAAGATCCC
Encoded here:
- the HNRNPR gene encoding heterogeneous nuclear ribonucleoprotein R isoform X3 — translated: MRRRRSARHLPSLLGPELRRAGPAPNKSAFLCGVMKTYRQREKQGSKVQESTKGPDEAKIKALLERTGYTLDVTTGQRKYGGPPPDTVYSGVQPGIGTEVFVGKIPRDLYEDELVPLFEKAGPIWDLRLMMDPLSGQNRGYAFITFCSKDAAQEAVKLCDNYEIRPGKHLGVCISVANNRLFVGSIPKNKTKENILEEFSKVTEGLVDVILYHQPDDKKKNRGFCFLEYEDHKSAAQARRRLMSGKVKVWGNVVTVEWADPVEEPDPEVMAKVKVLFVRNLATTVTEEILEKSFSEFGKLERVKKLKDYAFVHFEDRGAAVKAMNEMNGKEIEGEEIEIVLAKPPDKKRKERQAARQASRSTAYEDYYYYPPPRMPPPIRGRGRGGRGGYGYPPDYYGYEDYYDDYYGYDYHDYRGGYEDPYYGYDDGYAIRGRGGGGRGGRGAPPPPRGRGAPPPRGRAGYSQRGAPMGPPRGARGGRGGPAQQQRGRGARGARGNRGGNVGGKRKADGYNQPDSKRRQTNNQQNWGSQPIAQQPLQQGGDYAGNYGYNNDNQEFYQDTYGQQWK